From a single Marinobacter sp. THAF197a genomic region:
- a CDS encoding ion transporter — MSSELSPVSGFEQLRRIESSKLFQGAVIAIIILSALTIGAKTYDVPPLVERSLSVLDNAITLFFLVEILFRFGVCQNKKRFLFDGWNLFDTLVVIGSLIPLDNAEAVLLGRLLRVFRVLRLVSVVPELRFLINSLLKAIPRMGYIALLMFIIFYIYAAMGSMFFADIDEFLWGDVSIAMLTLFRVATFEDWTDVMYDTMEVYPLSWIYYLTFIFLTAFVFLNMMIGAILEVMGEEQNAKEAEKAHDERDEIARQLQAVQQQLQELTRQISERK; from the coding sequence ATGTCCTCCGAACTAAGCCCTGTTTCCGGTTTTGAACAACTGCGCCGCATTGAGTCCAGCAAACTCTTTCAGGGCGCGGTGATTGCCATCATTATCCTTTCAGCGCTGACCATCGGTGCCAAAACCTACGATGTCCCGCCACTGGTGGAGCGAAGCCTTAGCGTGCTGGACAATGCCATCACCCTGTTCTTCCTGGTGGAGATCCTGTTCCGCTTTGGCGTCTGTCAGAACAAAAAACGCTTCCTGTTCGATGGCTGGAACCTGTTTGATACCCTGGTGGTGATCGGCAGCCTGATTCCGCTGGATAACGCCGAAGCGGTGCTGCTGGGCCGCCTGCTGCGAGTGTTCCGGGTGCTGCGACTGGTTTCAGTGGTGCCTGAGCTGCGCTTTTTGATCAATTCTTTGCTCAAAGCCATCCCCCGCATGGGCTACATCGCCCTGCTGATGTTCATCATCTTTTACATCTATGCGGCCATGGGCTCCATGTTCTTTGCCGATATTGACGAGTTCCTGTGGGGGGATGTGTCCATTGCCATGCTAACCCTGTTCCGGGTAGCCACCTTTGAAGACTGGACAGACGTGATGTACGACACCATGGAGGTGTATCCATTAAGCTGGATTTACTACCTCACCTTCATATTCCTGACGGCGTTTGTGTTTCTGAACATGATGATCGGGGCAATACTGGAAGTAATGGGCGAAGAACAGAACGCCAAGGAAGCCGAAAAAGCCCACGACGAGCGAGACGAGATCGCCCGCCAGCTCCAGGCTGTTCAACAACAGCTCCAGGAACTGACCAGGCAGATCAGCGAAAGGAAATAA
- a CDS encoding MFS transporter has translation MKVADVFRVRNPEIRALHLTWIAFFITFYVWFNMAPLASSMLKSVDWLTKDDLRLFAICNVALTIPARIIVGMALDRFGPRRVFSVLMVVMAIPALVFAFGNTMAQLLISRLVLSSIGASFVVGIHMTAMWFKPKDIGFAEGFYAGWGNFGSAAAAMSLPTIAITMYGGDDGWRWAIAQSAIVMAGYGIWYWFAITDGPEGTVHRKPRKASAMEVSSWGDLVKLILWTIPLIGVLAILVWRIQNLGYLSPMGAAICYAVIFAIVCYQIIQILRVNIPILKKGVPEDDKYPFSSVAALNSTYFANFGAELAVVSMLPMFFEETWSLSATAAGLIAASFAFVNLLARPMGGLVSDRMGNRRFVMLSYMFGIGLGFALMGLLNSNWPLIIAVGITVFTSFFVQGAEGATFGIIPSIKRRLTGQISGMAGAYGNVGAVVYLTIFTFVTPSQFFFIISAGAFISWVLCILWLKEPESAFSDEYHVSSVDLQIEEEERQRAALLGAK, from the coding sequence ATGAAAGTCGCTGACGTCTTCCGCGTCCGTAATCCGGAGATCAGGGCACTGCACCTGACCTGGATTGCATTCTTCATTACCTTTTATGTCTGGTTCAACATGGCGCCCCTGGCATCCAGTATGCTCAAAAGCGTCGACTGGCTGACCAAAGACGATCTACGCCTGTTCGCCATCTGTAACGTGGCGTTGACGATTCCGGCCCGGATTATCGTCGGCATGGCTCTGGACCGGTTTGGGCCGCGCCGCGTGTTCTCGGTGCTGATGGTGGTGATGGCCATTCCCGCCCTGGTGTTTGCCTTCGGTAACACCATGGCCCAGCTGCTGATCAGTCGTCTGGTGCTGAGCTCTATCGGTGCCAGCTTTGTGGTCGGTATCCACATGACCGCCATGTGGTTCAAGCCGAAGGACATCGGCTTTGCCGAGGGCTTCTACGCCGGCTGGGGTAACTTCGGTTCTGCGGCGGCGGCGATGTCTCTGCCGACCATCGCCATCACCATGTATGGTGGCGATGATGGCTGGCGCTGGGCGATTGCCCAGAGTGCCATTGTGATGGCCGGTTACGGCATCTGGTATTGGTTTGCCATTACCGATGGTCCGGAAGGCACCGTGCACCGCAAGCCCCGCAAGGCGTCTGCCATGGAAGTCAGTAGCTGGGGAGACCTGGTTAAACTGATCCTGTGGACTATTCCACTGATCGGCGTGCTGGCCATCCTGGTGTGGCGCATCCAGAACCTGGGCTACCTGAGCCCCATGGGTGCCGCTATCTGCTACGCCGTGATCTTCGCCATTGTTTGCTATCAGATCATTCAGATTCTGCGGGTTAACATTCCGATCCTGAAAAAAGGTGTTCCGGAAGACGATAAATACCCGTTCAGCAGCGTGGCTGCCCTGAACAGTACCTACTTCGCTAACTTTGGTGCCGAGCTGGCGGTGGTCTCCATGCTGCCAATGTTCTTCGAGGAAACCTGGAGCCTGAGTGCGACGGCCGCTGGCCTGATTGCTGCCTCATTTGCCTTCGTAAACCTGCTGGCTCGCCCGATGGGTGGTTTGGTGTCTGACCGTATGGGCAATCGGCGGTTTGTCATGCTCAGCTATATGTTTGGTATTGGTCTGGGCTTTGCCTTGATGGGGTTGCTCAACTCCAACTGGCCGCTGATTATCGCTGTGGGAATCACCGTATTCACCTCCTTCTTCGTACAGGGTGCAGAGGGCGCCACCTTCGGTATCATTCCGTCCATCAAGCGCCGCCTGACCGGGCAGATATCTGGTATGGCGGGGGCCTACGGTAACGTCGGAGCGGTGGTCTATCTGACCATCTTCACCTTCGTAACACCGTCTCAGTTCTTCTTCATTATCTCTGCCGGGGCGTTCATCAGCTGGGTGCTGTGTATCCTCTGGCTGAAGGAGCCTGAGAGCGCGTTTTCTGATGAGTACCATGTATCTTCTGTGGACCTTCAGATTGAAGAGGAAGAGCGCCAGAGAGCGGCACTGCTTGGGGCGAAGTAA
- a CDS encoding EVE domain-containing protein translates to MAKWLAKTEPSECSIDDFAAKSGGSIPWDGVRNYQARNFMAQMAEGDEVFIYHSSCKHIGIAGIVTVTRSAYPDPSQFDPESPYHDCKSTPEKPRWQAVDMAFERKLPRLIPLDELKALPGLDNLPLVKKGSRLSVMPVSDEEWQIILQQVA, encoded by the coding sequence ATGGCCAAGTGGCTGGCAAAAACAGAACCGTCAGAATGCAGTATTGACGACTTTGCTGCCAAGTCCGGCGGCAGCATTCCGTGGGATGGCGTGCGGAACTACCAGGCTCGCAATTTCATGGCACAGATGGCAGAAGGTGATGAGGTGTTTATCTATCACTCCAGCTGCAAACACATTGGCATTGCCGGCATCGTCACCGTGACCCGCAGCGCCTACCCGGACCCCAGTCAGTTTGACCCGGAATCGCCCTACCACGATTGCAAAAGCACGCCGGAGAAACCCCGCTGGCAGGCGGTGGATATGGCCTTTGAGCGCAAACTACCACGCCTGATCCCACTGGATGAACTGAAAGCCCTGCCGGGGCTCGACAACCTGCCGCTGGTGAAGAAAGGCAGCAGATTGTCGGTAATGCCGGTCAGTGATGAGGAGTGGCAGATCATTCTGCAACAGGTGGCATAG
- the trhA gene encoding PAQR family membrane homeostasis protein TrhA, with translation MNQAQTTAESLHNRIEEWINSATHGLGAVLSVIGTVALIVGASQMGDVWKIVSFSVFGASLILLYMASALYHGTRHPKLKTAFKTLDHCAIFLLIAGTYTPFLLVNLRGATGWTLFAVIWSLALTGVVLKVIFKNRFKLARVGIYVAMGWLIIFASSDLVANLSETALYLTIAGGIVYTAGVAFYLADRIPYMHAIWHLFVIGGSACHFSAIYFGVLPHTV, from the coding sequence ATGAACCAAGCCCAGACCACGGCAGAATCCCTCCATAACCGCATTGAGGAGTGGATTAACAGCGCTACCCACGGCCTCGGCGCTGTTCTCAGCGTTATCGGCACTGTCGCCCTGATAGTGGGTGCCAGCCAGATGGGGGATGTCTGGAAGATTGTCAGCTTCAGCGTGTTCGGGGCCTCTCTGATTCTTCTGTATATGGCCTCTGCGCTATACCACGGCACCCGCCATCCGAAGCTGAAAACCGCATTCAAAACCCTGGATCACTGCGCTATCTTTCTGTTGATCGCTGGCACCTACACACCTTTTTTGCTGGTCAATCTGCGCGGCGCCACCGGCTGGACGTTATTTGCAGTCATCTGGTCCCTGGCGCTGACCGGAGTGGTGCTGAAAGTGATCTTCAAGAACCGCTTCAAGCTGGCCAGGGTGGGCATCTACGTGGCCATGGGCTGGCTGATCATCTTCGCCTCATCCGATCTGGTTGCCAACCTGAGCGAAACCGCCCTCTACCTGACCATCGCCGGGGGCATTGTCTATACCGCCGGCGTGGCGTTCTATCTGGCCGACCGCATTCCCTACATGCATGCCATCTGGCACCTGTTTGTCATCGGCGGCAGCGCCTGTCATTTCAGCGCCATCTATTTCGGTGTTCTGCCCCACACGGTCTGA
- a CDS encoding SirB2 family protein, translating to MSAYVLLKMLHMATAYLTIILFALRLVLDAAGRPGWRHTPLRFIPHINDTILLVSAISLLFVVGYIHAMPGWLIAKIVLLIGYIIAGVFALKTTVAKPVRIVASVLALAQVLAILHLAMAKPFFG from the coding sequence ATGAGTGCCTACGTATTGCTGAAGATGCTGCACATGGCCACCGCCTACCTGACGATTATTCTGTTCGCCCTGCGGTTGGTTCTTGATGCGGCGGGTCGACCGGGCTGGCGTCATACTCCGTTGCGTTTCATTCCGCACATCAACGACACCATTCTTCTGGTGTCTGCCATCTCCCTGTTGTTTGTGGTCGGTTACATCCACGCCATGCCGGGCTGGCTGATCGCCAAGATCGTGCTGCTGATTGGTTACATCATTGCCGGGGTATTTGCTCTGAAAACCACTGTGGCCAAACCGGTGCGGATTGTTGCTTCTGTTCTGGCCCTGGCCCAGGTGCTCGCAATTCTTCACCTGGCCATGGCCAAACCGTTCTTCGGCTAA
- a CDS encoding antiporter, protein MAKTNADIEHWDVENEEFWEREGKKVASRNLWISIPSLLMGFAIWLMWGMITTQMINLGFPFSVEQLFTLTAIAGLSGATLRIPASFMIKIAGGRNTVFLTTALLMIPALGTGIALMNPDTPFIVFQALALLSGIGGGNFACSMSNISSFYPKSKQGYGLGMNAGLGNFGVTTMQILIPLVMTVGIFGALAGAPMELQSPSGTLIGRIEAGTDTWIQNAGFIWLVFLIPLAFAGWFGMNNLKVITPNPGNPISAFGKILGLYGVGLLTSLAGVWALGILNMWVALPLTIILTLVLLRLIPGDIKPNIQKQFAIFSNKHTWSMTVLYILTFGSFIGFSAALPLSISVIFGNMMEVAADGSVTRVANPDAPSALTWAWMGPFVGALIRPVGGWISDKMGGSIVTQIISVVMVVASVATGYVMMLAYNSTDPNAYFPIFLVLFILMFAASGIGNGSTFRSIGVIFDQQQKGPVLGWTSAVAAYGAFIAPRVMGQEIQAGTPEVAMYGFAVFYAVCLVVNWWFYLRKNAYIKNP, encoded by the coding sequence ATGGCAAAAACCAACGCAGACATTGAACACTGGGATGTCGAAAACGAGGAATTCTGGGAACGGGAAGGCAAGAAAGTCGCCTCCCGTAACCTGTGGATCTCCATTCCCAGCCTTTTGATGGGCTTCGCCATCTGGCTGATGTGGGGCATGATCACCACGCAGATGATCAACCTGGGATTCCCGTTCTCGGTTGAGCAACTCTTTACCCTGACCGCCATTGCGGGCCTTTCAGGTGCAACGCTTCGTATCCCCGCCTCTTTCATGATCAAGATTGCCGGGGGGCGTAACACCGTATTCCTGACCACCGCTCTGCTCATGATCCCGGCATTGGGCACCGGCATTGCGCTGATGAACCCGGATACCCCCTTCATTGTGTTCCAGGCACTGGCACTGTTGTCTGGCATTGGTGGCGGTAACTTTGCCTGCTCCATGAGCAACATCAGCTCGTTCTATCCGAAGAGCAAGCAGGGTTATGGCCTTGGCATGAATGCCGGGCTTGGCAACTTCGGCGTGACCACCATGCAGATTCTGATTCCGCTGGTGATGACCGTTGGAATTTTCGGCGCCCTTGCCGGCGCCCCCATGGAACTGCAAAGTCCAAGCGGCACGCTGATCGGCCGAATTGAGGCGGGTACCGACACCTGGATCCAGAACGCTGGCTTCATCTGGTTGGTTTTCCTGATCCCACTGGCCTTTGCTGGATGGTTCGGCATGAATAACCTGAAAGTGATCACGCCGAACCCGGGCAACCCGATATCCGCTTTCGGCAAGATCCTTGGTCTTTATGGCGTTGGCCTCTTGACCTCCCTTGCCGGCGTATGGGCATTAGGCATCCTCAACATGTGGGTGGCACTGCCGCTGACAATTATCCTGACCTTGGTGTTGCTGCGACTGATCCCTGGTGATATCAAGCCCAACATCCAGAAACAGTTTGCCATCTTCAGCAACAAGCACACCTGGTCTATGACCGTGCTGTATATCCTGACGTTCGGCTCATTTATCGGCTTCTCTGCCGCCCTGCCGCTGTCTATCAGCGTTATCTTCGGCAACATGATGGAAGTGGCAGCGGATGGCAGCGTTACCCGGGTGGCAAATCCTGACGCTCCGAGTGCCCTCACATGGGCTTGGATGGGGCCGTTTGTGGGTGCCTTGATTCGCCCCGTAGGTGGCTGGATTTCAGACAAGATGGGCGGTTCCATTGTCACCCAGATCATCTCTGTCGTAATGGTGGTTGCCTCAGTAGCCACTGGTTACGTGATGATGCTGGCATACAACTCAACCGACCCTAACGCCTACTTCCCGATTTTCCTGGTGCTGTTTATCCTGATGTTCGCCGCCAGCGGCATTGGCAACGGCTCTACCTTCCGCAGTATCGGTGTGATCTTCGATCAACAGCAGAAAGGCCCGGTGCTCGGCTGGACCTCTGCAGTTGCCGCTTACGGCGCCTTCATCGCACCGCGGGTGATGGGGCAGGAAATCCAGGCAGGCACCCCGGAAGTCGCCATGTACGGTTTTGCCGTGTTCTACGCAGTTTGCCTGGTGGTGAACTGGTGGTTCTACCTGCGCAAGAACGCTTACATCAAGAACCCGTAA
- a CDS encoding universal stress protein: MNIMIAYDGSRNARLALAQTITMFRALSPRLTLVAVAENPRDITSSNEDLFQEEVSELKGHLKEALEVCQSQGVEAETMLLDGDARKMLLFAAEKKVRPDMLVLARHSHEPDGGFIARSLTYFVDELDYMTFGSVSSFLARRVQCPLLILPSR, encoded by the coding sequence ATGAACATCATGATTGCCTACGATGGTTCCAGAAACGCCAGGCTGGCCCTGGCCCAGACCATCACCATGTTTCGCGCACTGTCCCCCAGGCTGACTCTGGTGGCGGTGGCAGAAAATCCCCGGGATATCACATCCAGTAACGAAGACCTGTTCCAGGAAGAGGTGAGTGAGCTCAAGGGCCACCTCAAGGAGGCGCTGGAAGTGTGCCAGAGCCAGGGCGTGGAAGCAGAAACCATGCTGCTGGATGGTGATGCCCGCAAGATGCTGCTGTTCGCAGCTGAGAAAAAAGTACGGCCCGACATGCTGGTACTGGCCCGCCACAGCCACGAGCCTGATGGCGGCTTTATCGCTCGCTCCCTGACCTATTTCGTGGACGAACTGGACTACATGACCTTCGGCAGCGTCAGCTCGTTTCTGGCCCGCCGTGTCCAGTGCCCACTCCTGATTCTGCCCAGCCGCTGA
- a CDS encoding NnrS family protein, giving the protein MSASQSPRRIHAFWLFFPAAALWAAIVVPLSLFAVMSGTGWPPGLLGAGHGHELIFGFALALIAGYTLGPQPWRVLAPLFGLWLAARFSWLLAPEWLVSQLLSPAFALLLAWQVVPRFQAAKKWRNKIAGPLILALCLLALAYALAEWMPVALTQRSLMEIAILGLLLLMTFMGGRIIAPAVAGTLEKQGIPLEARVQPKIEGALLIVLPVAMVCLPFPGTRPVSGALLLLASILILVRTVRWKLWRCTGRPDLLVLALGYLWLAVGAGVTGAHLLAGRSLVPALHLITVGALGTLSGSVMLRLAWQRACRTFPPAWQVLALAGAMALAAISRYLTGDAPYGHPVLLWLASGVWALAFSGLAYQLLMLFQRSKHKANHA; this is encoded by the coding sequence ATGAGTGCTTCGCAAAGCCCCAGACGAATCCACGCCTTCTGGCTTTTCTTTCCCGCTGCCGCTCTGTGGGCCGCCATAGTGGTGCCGCTATCATTGTTTGCAGTGATGTCCGGAACCGGCTGGCCACCGGGCCTGTTGGGTGCCGGCCATGGGCACGAACTGATTTTTGGCTTTGCCCTGGCTTTGATTGCCGGTTATACCCTCGGCCCGCAACCCTGGAGAGTACTCGCGCCGCTGTTTGGCCTCTGGCTGGCAGCCCGGTTCAGCTGGCTGCTGGCACCCGAGTGGCTGGTCAGTCAGCTGCTCAGCCCGGCCTTTGCCCTGTTGCTGGCCTGGCAGGTAGTGCCGCGTTTTCAGGCTGCCAAGAAATGGCGCAACAAAATTGCCGGGCCGCTGATCCTGGCTCTGTGCCTGCTGGCATTGGCCTATGCCTTGGCTGAGTGGATGCCAGTGGCGCTGACCCAAAGAAGCCTGATGGAAATCGCCATTCTGGGCCTGCTGTTATTGATGACATTTATGGGGGGCCGAATCATCGCGCCGGCGGTGGCTGGCACGCTCGAGAAACAGGGCATTCCTCTGGAAGCCAGGGTCCAGCCAAAGATTGAAGGCGCTTTGCTGATCGTGCTCCCCGTGGCCATGGTTTGCCTGCCGTTTCCGGGCACCCGGCCGGTTTCCGGCGCCCTGCTGTTGCTGGCCTCTATCCTGATCCTTGTCCGAACTGTCCGGTGGAAGCTCTGGCGCTGCACCGGCAGGCCGGACCTTCTGGTCCTGGCTCTCGGCTACCTCTGGCTGGCCGTGGGGGCCGGCGTTACCGGGGCACACCTGCTTGCTGGACGCTCATTAGTACCAGCCCTGCACCTGATCACCGTTGGCGCCCTGGGCACCCTGTCTGGCAGCGTCATGCTGAGGCTGGCCTGGCAACGGGCATGCCGTACCTTCCCCCCAGCCTGGCAGGTACTGGCGCTGGCGGGTGCCATGGCACTCGCCGCCATCAGCCGCTATCTCACCGGCGACGCGCCCTATGGTCACCCGGTTTTGCTGTGGCTGGCCAGCGGCGTCTGGGCCCTGGCTTTTTCCGGTTTGGCTTATCAGTTACTGATGCTATTCCAACGCAGTAAACACAAGGCAAACCATGCCTGA
- a CDS encoding MFS transporter, with protein MTTTPTPKDQYRALGLSTFAFTLCFAVWTIFSIIGIRISEELGLTDTQLGLLMATPILTGSISRLFLGIWTDRYGGRWVFGILMLTTAACVYLLTFATTYPMMLLGALGVGLAGGAFIVGVAYTAAWFEPSRQGTALGIFGAGNVGSAVTNFGAPFLLVAFGWEKTAQIYALVLALMGVFFIVLAKTDPLAKARANAEQKSFAEQMAPLKELRVWRFALYYFFVFGAFVALALWLPHYLIGVYGLNIQTAGMIAAMYTVPASLFRILGGWLSDRYGARRVMYWTFTASVICTFLLSYPPTEYVIHGIEGDIRFSFEITLALFVVLTFVLGFFMSLGKAAVYKHIPVYYPMHVGAVGGVVGMIGGIGGFLLPLAFGVLNDITGVWQSSFMLMFIIVATALAWMHYAIRKAERAEWAAHEERTDLPELASPQLFYPLSRQHQEAPLVKPPQQP; from the coding sequence ATGACCACCACTCCGACACCCAAAGACCAGTACCGGGCGCTGGGGTTATCCACCTTTGCGTTCACCCTCTGCTTTGCGGTCTGGACCATCTTTTCCATCATCGGCATCCGTATCAGCGAAGAGCTGGGCCTGACCGACACCCAGCTTGGCCTGTTGATGGCCACACCGATTCTGACCGGCTCTATCAGCCGCCTGTTTCTGGGCATCTGGACAGACCGTTACGGTGGGCGTTGGGTATTCGGCATATTGATGCTGACAACGGCAGCCTGTGTTTACCTGCTGACCTTTGCCACCACCTACCCGATGATGCTGCTCGGCGCCCTGGGCGTGGGCCTCGCCGGCGGCGCGTTTATCGTGGGGGTTGCCTACACCGCTGCCTGGTTCGAGCCCTCCAGGCAAGGCACAGCACTGGGTATTTTCGGGGCGGGCAACGTGGGGTCGGCGGTCACCAATTTTGGTGCGCCTTTCCTGCTGGTTGCCTTCGGCTGGGAAAAAACCGCCCAGATCTACGCCCTGGTGCTGGCACTGATGGGTGTTTTCTTTATTGTGTTGGCGAAAACCGACCCCCTGGCAAAAGCACGGGCCAACGCCGAGCAAAAATCCTTTGCCGAGCAAATGGCGCCATTGAAAGAACTCAGGGTCTGGCGCTTCGCGCTCTACTATTTCTTTGTTTTTGGTGCCTTCGTCGCCCTTGCGCTCTGGCTGCCCCATTACCTGATCGGCGTTTATGGGCTGAATATCCAGACCGCCGGCATGATCGCCGCCATGTACACAGTGCCCGCCTCCCTGTTCCGCATCCTCGGCGGCTGGCTATCTGACCGTTACGGCGCCCGCCGGGTGATGTACTGGACCTTCACGGCCTCAGTGATATGCACCTTCCTGCTCAGCTACCCGCCAACGGAGTACGTTATCCACGGCATTGAGGGCGACATCCGCTTCAGTTTCGAGATCACTCTGGCGCTGTTCGTGGTGCTGACCTTCGTGCTCGGGTTCTTTATGTCCCTGGGCAAGGCGGCCGTGTATAAACACATCCCGGTGTACTACCCTATGCATGTTGGCGCGGTAGGCGGTGTGGTCGGTATGATTGGCGGGATCGGCGGCTTTCTGTTGCCACTGGCGTTCGGTGTGCTGAACGACATTACCGGCGTCTGGCAAAGCAGTTTCATGCTGATGTTCATCATTGTCGCCACTGCCCTGGCCTGGATGCACTATGCGATTCGCAAGGCGGAACGGGCCGAGTGGGCGGCCCATGAAGAACGCACAGACCTTCCGGAACTGGCCTCGCCGCAACTGTTCTACCCACTCAGCCGGCAGCACCAGGAGGCACCGCTGGTGAAGCCGCCACAACAGCCCTGA
- the wrbA gene encoding NAD(P)H:quinone oxidoreductase yields MAKVLVLYYSMYGHMETMANTVAEGAKSVSGADVVVKRVPETMADQTFLNAGGKADQAAPVATPAELADYDAIIFGTPTRFGNMAGQMRTFLDQTGGLWAEGKLHGKVASVFTSTGTGGGQEHTISSFWTTLAHHGMVIVPLGYGIPDFFDISEVNGGTPYGASTIAGGDGSRQPSEKELNIARYQGKHVAELAVKLHG; encoded by the coding sequence ATGGCGAAAGTACTGGTTCTTTATTATTCAATGTATGGTCACATGGAAACCATGGCCAACACCGTGGCTGAGGGTGCAAAAAGCGTTTCAGGTGCCGATGTGGTGGTAAAGCGGGTGCCGGAGACCATGGCAGACCAGACATTCCTGAATGCCGGCGGCAAGGCCGATCAGGCAGCCCCGGTGGCCACCCCGGCCGAGCTGGCGGATTATGACGCCATTATTTTCGGCACGCCGACCCGGTTCGGTAATATGGCCGGTCAGATGCGCACCTTCCTGGACCAGACCGGCGGCTTGTGGGCCGAAGGCAAGCTGCACGGAAAAGTGGCGAGTGTGTTTACCTCAACCGGCACCGGTGGCGGGCAGGAGCACACGATCAGCTCCTTCTGGACCACGCTGGCGCACCACGGCATGGTGATCGTGCCGCTGGGTTACGGCATTCCGGACTTCTTCGACATCTCCGAAGTCAATGGCGGCACGCCCTATGGTGCCTCCACTATTGCTGGCGGAGATGGTTCACGTCAGCCTAGTGAAAAAGAACTCAACATTGCCCGCTATCAGGGCAAGCATGTGGCGGAGCTGGCAGTAAAGCTGCATGGCTGA
- a CDS encoding OmpP1/FadL family transporter → MFSANIPLRAWLPVAIMAASSTAHGAGLELTQHGTKETGHGFAGTAALLEDASVVAHNPAGLLRLTGTQTSLGVSAIYADLNYNVRVQREKIELPYGLDPTPVSGPGNATSKEVSIAPHLYLAHRISDDAAVGVGIYAPFASGSDFPAGWAGRYHSEETSQTTVNINPVFAFRATDTVTVGFGGFIQMYDAKLTNQIDTGYLVAEALVDRVREQEGEAAARATAEDAVARIGSQFDIENDIEIDSMAFGLSFGLLWEYSDRTRFGLNYRSRTEHVATGQATRKEVFDPEFRERLVQTVQGFANITEEDARDAVASAFDERGALGGDLESTITLPDVLTLSAFHQWTDRIAVMGSVTYTNWSVYDELRLSYVDTSARGGSDITESGDDVRRRDLVQPLEFEDSYRFGVGASYAWDDRLTLRTGASFDQSPLRNSDFRTPRGPDNDRYIVGLGASYQWWDNLSVDLAYSWIRITEGDVTAVENPAGSNHRAIGTSEGTLHNLAAQVNYRF, encoded by the coding sequence ATGTTTTCTGCAAACATTCCGCTGCGGGCATGGCTGCCCGTAGCCATCATGGCTGCTTCATCGACTGCACATGGCGCTGGTCTGGAACTGACCCAGCACGGCACCAAGGAAACAGGCCATGGCTTTGCCGGCACTGCGGCCCTGCTGGAAGATGCTTCGGTGGTTGCCCACAACCCCGCCGGACTGCTTCGGCTGACCGGTACACAGACCAGTCTTGGCGTCAGCGCCATCTACGCCGACCTGAACTACAACGTGCGCGTGCAGCGGGAAAAAATCGAGCTGCCCTACGGCCTTGATCCAACACCGGTGAGTGGCCCGGGCAATGCCACCAGCAAGGAAGTCTCCATCGCGCCACACCTGTATCTGGCGCACCGGATCAGTGACGATGCCGCTGTGGGCGTCGGCATCTATGCACCCTTCGCCTCGGGCAGTGATTTTCCCGCCGGTTGGGCTGGGCGCTATCATTCCGAGGAAACCTCCCAGACTACGGTCAATATCAACCCGGTGTTCGCCTTCCGCGCTACCGACACAGTGACCGTTGGTTTTGGTGGCTTCATCCAGATGTATGACGCCAAGCTCACCAATCAGATTGATACCGGTTATCTGGTGGCGGAAGCCCTGGTGGATCGAGTTCGGGAACAGGAAGGCGAAGCCGCTGCCCGCGCCACGGCGGAAGATGCCGTCGCCCGCATTGGCTCCCAGTTCGATATCGAGAACGACATTGAAATCGACAGCATGGCCTTCGGCCTGAGCTTTGGCTTGTTGTGGGAATACAGCGACCGAACCCGTTTCGGGCTGAATTACCGCAGTCGCACCGAGCACGTGGCCACCGGCCAGGCCACGCGTAAAGAAGTGTTTGACCCGGAGTTCCGGGAACGCCTGGTACAGACGGTTCAGGGCTTCGCCAACATAACCGAGGAAGATGCCCGGGATGCCGTTGCCTCCGCGTTCGATGAGCGTGGCGCCCTGGGCGGCGACCTGGAATCCACCATCACCCTGCCCGATGTACTGACGCTGAGCGCATTCCATCAGTGGACAGACCGCATAGCGGTGATGGGCAGCGTCACCTACACCAACTGGAGCGTGTATGACGAACTGCGTTTATCATACGTAGACACCTCTGCCCGGGGTGGCTCAGACATTACCGAAAGCGGTGACGATGTGCGCCGGCGAGATCTGGTTCAGCCACTGGAATTTGAGGACAGTTACCGTTTCGGCGTTGGTGCCAGCTATGCATGGGATGACCGGTTAACCCTCCGGACCGGCGCCAGCTTTGACCAGAGCCCGCTGCGCAACTCGGATTTCCGCACCCCGCGGGGGCCGGATAACGACCGCTATATCGTCGGCCTGGGGGCCAGCTACCAATGGTGGGACAACCTGTCAGTTGATTTGGCCTACTCCTGGATTCGAATCACTGAAGGTGATGTAACCGCAGTGGAGAACCCGGCGGGCAGCAATCATCGGGCTATCGGCACCAGTGAAGGCACACTGCACAACCTGGCGGCCCAGGTGAACTATCGGTTCTGA